The Etheostoma spectabile isolate EspeVRDwgs_2016 chromosome 23, UIUC_Espe_1.0, whole genome shotgun sequence genome includes a window with the following:
- the LOC116672854 gene encoding zinc finger protein 17 isoform X5 produces the protein MFDISSVDEEFEQFLSDPEDLKKILQHQQDRQKLTKSFSGEFTFMSDTILSTLASKQTSTASEDQDRIMDPGKGKKGTGKSQGRNREQSLRTTVKQENSWRAEDICEDDEETDNSSIEPNCGLSEYGLSPLTSSPCSEEAAEPAVEATTQSPRCSLNKVKERLDLRRNKKPSESRIQSLTGGRCNVSLPFSEDTVRANENRLECGKTLVSCSTLKQHPLVHTSARPFKCTQCNKAYKWRQHLKHHLLTHSKWTVRSFACSLCEKRFSSQSLLKVHLRRHSGERPFGCSYCDKRFLTKPVLKSHVRIHTGERPYACTFCGKRFRQSYTLAVHLRMHKKEKPYLCXXXXMSFCSSGALLVHTRMHTGAA, from the exons ATGTTTGACATTTCTTCCGTTGACGAGGAGTTTGAGCAGTTTCTCTCTGACCCTGAGGATCTGAAGAAGATTTTGCAGCACCAACAAGATCGGCAAAAGTTGACTAAAA GTTTCTCAGGTGAATTCACCTTCATGTCAGACACCATCCTCTCCACGCTCGCCTCGAAACAGACTTCAACGGCATCTGAAGATCAGGATCGAATAATGGATCCGGGAAAGGGCAAAAAAGGCACTGGGAAATCACAGGGAAGAAATCGAGAGCAGTCACTACGGACAACAGTGAAGCAAGAAAACAGCTGGAGAGCAGAAGATATTTGTGAGGACGATGAAGAGACAGACAACAGTTCCATTGAACCAAACTGTGGGCTGTCTGAGTACGGGCTGTCACCCCTCACTTCCTCTCCATGTTCAGAAGAAGCTGCAGAGCCAG CTGTTGAAGCCACCACCCAGTCACCCAGATGTTCACTGAATAAAGTGAAGGAACGTCTGGATCTGAGGAGGAACAAGAAGCCATCAGAGAGCAGGATCCAGTCCTTGACAGGAGGCAGATGCAATGTCTCTCTTCCATTCAGTGAGGATACCGTAAGAGCCAATGAAAACAGACTGGAGTGTGGCAAGACCCTTGTATCTTGTTCCACCTTGAAACAACATCCCCTTGTTCACACTTCTGCACGACCATTCAAGTGCACTCAGTGTAACAAGGCATACAAATGGCGccaacacctgaaacaccatTTACTCACTCACTCTAAATGGACTGTCCGGTCCTTTGCTTGCAGCCTTTGTGAGAAGAGATTTAGTTCTCAATCTTTACTTAAAGTTCATCTGCGTCGACACAGCGGAGAGAGGCCATTTGGCTGCTCGTACTGTGACAAGCGGTTCTTGACAAAGCCAGTCTTAAAGTCCCATGTGCGCATTCACACCGGTGAGCGGCCATATGCCTGTACTTTTTGTGGCAAGAGATTCAGACAGTCATATACGCTGGCTGTTCACCTCAGGATGCATAAGAAAGAGAAGCCGTACCTGTGCAGNNNNNNNNNNATGTCCTTTTGTAGCTCTGGGGCCTTGCTGGtccacacacgcatgcacacaggAGCGGCCTAA
- the LOC116672854 gene encoding zinc finger protein 79 isoform X1, whose amino-acid sequence MFDISSVDEEFEQFLSDPEDLKKILQHQQDRQKLTKSFSGEFTFMSDTILSTLASKQTSTASEDQDRIMDPGKGKKGTGKSQGRNREQSLRTTVKQENSWRAEDICEDDEETDNSSIEPNCGLSEYGLSPLTSSPCSEEAAEPGDGETAVEATTQSPRCSLNKVKERLDLRRNKKPSESRIQSLTGGRCNVSLPFSEDTVRANENRLECGKTLVSCSTLKQHPLVHTSARPFKCTQCNKAYKWRQHLKHHLLTHSKWTVRSFACSLCEKRFSSQSLLKVHLRRHSGERPFGCSYCDKRFLTKPVLKSHVRIHTGERPYACTFCGKRFRQSYTLAVHLRMHKKEKPYLCXXXXMSFCSSGALLVHTRMHTGAA is encoded by the exons ATGTTTGACATTTCTTCCGTTGACGAGGAGTTTGAGCAGTTTCTCTCTGACCCTGAGGATCTGAAGAAGATTTTGCAGCACCAACAAGATCGGCAAAAGTTGACTAAAA GTTTCTCAGGTGAATTCACCTTCATGTCAGACACCATCCTCTCCACGCTCGCCTCGAAACAGACTTCAACGGCATCTGAAGATCAGGATCGAATAATGGATCCGGGAAAGGGCAAAAAAGGCACTGGGAAATCACAGGGAAGAAATCGAGAGCAGTCACTACGGACAACAGTGAAGCAAGAAAACAGCTGGAGAGCAGAAGATATTTGTGAGGACGATGAAGAGACAGACAACAGTTCCATTGAACCAAACTGTGGGCTGTCTGAGTACGGGCTGTCACCCCTCACTTCCTCTCCATGTTCAGAAGAAGCTGCAGAGCCAGGTGATGGTG AAACAGCTGTTGAAGCCACCACCCAGTCACCCAGATGTTCACTGAATAAAGTGAAGGAACGTCTGGATCTGAGGAGGAACAAGAAGCCATCAGAGAGCAGGATCCAGTCCTTGACAGGAGGCAGATGCAATGTCTCTCTTCCATTCAGTGAGGATACCGTAAGAGCCAATGAAAACAGACTGGAGTGTGGCAAGACCCTTGTATCTTGTTCCACCTTGAAACAACATCCCCTTGTTCACACTTCTGCACGACCATTCAAGTGCACTCAGTGTAACAAGGCATACAAATGGCGccaacacctgaaacaccatTTACTCACTCACTCTAAATGGACTGTCCGGTCCTTTGCTTGCAGCCTTTGTGAGAAGAGATTTAGTTCTCAATCTTTACTTAAAGTTCATCTGCGTCGACACAGCGGAGAGAGGCCATTTGGCTGCTCGTACTGTGACAAGCGGTTCTTGACAAAGCCAGTCTTAAAGTCCCATGTGCGCATTCACACCGGTGAGCGGCCATATGCCTGTACTTTTTGTGGCAAGAGATTCAGACAGTCATATACGCTGGCTGTTCACCTCAGGATGCATAAGAAAGAGAAGCCGTACCTGTGCAGNNNNNNNNNNATGTCCTTTTGTAGCTCTGGGGCCTTGCTGGtccacacacgcatgcacacaggAGCGGCCTAA
- the LOC116672854 gene encoding zinc finger protein 17 isoform X4, with amino-acid sequence MFDISSVDEEFEQFLSDPEDLKKILQHQQDRQKLTKSFSGEFTFMSDTILSTLASKQTSTASEDQDRIMDPGKGKKGTGKSQGRNREQSLRTTVKQENSWRAEDICEDDEETDNSSIEPNCGLSEYGLSPLTSSPCSEEAAEPETAVEATTQSPRCSLNKVKERLDLRRNKKPSESRIQSLTGGRCNVSLPFSEDTVRANENRLECGKTLVSCSTLKQHPLVHTSARPFKCTQCNKAYKWRQHLKHHLLTHSKWTVRSFACSLCEKRFSSQSLLKVHLRRHSGERPFGCSYCDKRFLTKPVLKSHVRIHTGERPYACTFCGKRFRQSYTLAVHLRMHKKEKPYLCXXXXMSFCSSGALLVHTRMHTGAA; translated from the exons ATGTTTGACATTTCTTCCGTTGACGAGGAGTTTGAGCAGTTTCTCTCTGACCCTGAGGATCTGAAGAAGATTTTGCAGCACCAACAAGATCGGCAAAAGTTGACTAAAA GTTTCTCAGGTGAATTCACCTTCATGTCAGACACCATCCTCTCCACGCTCGCCTCGAAACAGACTTCAACGGCATCTGAAGATCAGGATCGAATAATGGATCCGGGAAAGGGCAAAAAAGGCACTGGGAAATCACAGGGAAGAAATCGAGAGCAGTCACTACGGACAACAGTGAAGCAAGAAAACAGCTGGAGAGCAGAAGATATTTGTGAGGACGATGAAGAGACAGACAACAGTTCCATTGAACCAAACTGTGGGCTGTCTGAGTACGGGCTGTCACCCCTCACTTCCTCTCCATGTTCAGAAGAAGCTGCAGAGCCAG AAACAGCTGTTGAAGCCACCACCCAGTCACCCAGATGTTCACTGAATAAAGTGAAGGAACGTCTGGATCTGAGGAGGAACAAGAAGCCATCAGAGAGCAGGATCCAGTCCTTGACAGGAGGCAGATGCAATGTCTCTCTTCCATTCAGTGAGGATACCGTAAGAGCCAATGAAAACAGACTGGAGTGTGGCAAGACCCTTGTATCTTGTTCCACCTTGAAACAACATCCCCTTGTTCACACTTCTGCACGACCATTCAAGTGCACTCAGTGTAACAAGGCATACAAATGGCGccaacacctgaaacaccatTTACTCACTCACTCTAAATGGACTGTCCGGTCCTTTGCTTGCAGCCTTTGTGAGAAGAGATTTAGTTCTCAATCTTTACTTAAAGTTCATCTGCGTCGACACAGCGGAGAGAGGCCATTTGGCTGCTCGTACTGTGACAAGCGGTTCTTGACAAAGCCAGTCTTAAAGTCCCATGTGCGCATTCACACCGGTGAGCGGCCATATGCCTGTACTTTTTGTGGCAAGAGATTCAGACAGTCATATACGCTGGCTGTTCACCTCAGGATGCATAAGAAAGAGAAGCCGTACCTGTGCAGNNNNNNNNNNATGTCCTTTTGTAGCTCTGGGGCCTTGCTGGtccacacacgcatgcacacaggAGCGGCCTAA
- the LOC116673469 gene encoding uncharacterized protein LOC116673469 produces MDASFEKDLCEEVRRYPQIYDSSLKEYRDNHITSNAWRQIAQTLGRNELACRNKWKGLRDRYVRARKKLKDGGCNAGRSASAYIISMLDWLSGFINHRPTEATRTVKCSRPGPMQCAPPLKARSSPWNGENPHLPLSSVRLLVPPLRLMSACMWQVAQERNVDQYNKLAEFITLVTEMVPELLNYKQKTQLILGLRARLILELLKRMDEVDCKSYPGSFTFPTDDYKPHA; encoded by the exons atggatgCTAGTTTCGAAAAGGACTTGTGCGAGGAGGTCCGCCGTTACCCACAGATATATGATTCGTCTTTAAAGGAGTACAGAGACAACCACATTACGTCAAACGCCTGGCGACAAATCGCTCAAACGCTTGGGAGAAATGAACTAGCCTGCCGTAATAAGTGGAAAGGTCTGCGAGACAGATATGTAAGGGCCAGGAAAAAGCTAAAAGATGGGGGATGCAACGCAGGCCGAAGTGCCTCTGCCTACATCATTTCCATGTTAGATTGGCTCTCTGGCTTCATCAATCATCGTCCCACAGAGGCGACGCGGACCGTTAAATGTAGCAGGCCAGGGCCTATGCAATGCGCGCCACCGCTAAAGGCGCGCAGCTCTCCATGGAACGGGGAAA atcctcatcttcctctgtCATCCGTGCGCCTCCTGGTTCCTCCACTGAGGTTGATGTCAGCCTGTATGTGGCAGGTGGCCCAGGAGCGGAATGTAGACCAGTATAACAAACTGGCTGAATTCATCACGTTGGTGACAGAGATGGTCCCGGAGCTTCTGAACTACAAACAGAAGACTCAGCTGATCCTGGGACTGAGAGCTCGG ctcATCCTTGAATTATTAAAGAGGATGGATGAGGTTGACTGTAAAAGCTATCCAGGCTCATTTACGTTTCCAACAGACGACTACAAACCTCATGCATGA
- the LOC116672854 gene encoding zinc finger protein 79 isoform X2 yields MFDISSVDEEFEQFLSDPEDLKKILQHQQDRQKLTKSFSGEFTFMSDTILSTLASKQTSTASEDQDRIMDPGKGKKGTGKSQGRNREQSLRTTVKQENSWRAEDICEDDEETDNSSIEPNCGLSEYGLSPLTSSPCSEEAAEPGDGAVEATTQSPRCSLNKVKERLDLRRNKKPSESRIQSLTGGRCNVSLPFSEDTVRANENRLECGKTLVSCSTLKQHPLVHTSARPFKCTQCNKAYKWRQHLKHHLLTHSKWTVRSFACSLCEKRFSSQSLLKVHLRRHSGERPFGCSYCDKRFLTKPVLKSHVRIHTGERPYACTFCGKRFRQSYTLAVHLRMHKKEKPYLCXXXXMSFCSSGALLVHTRMHTGAA; encoded by the exons ATGTTTGACATTTCTTCCGTTGACGAGGAGTTTGAGCAGTTTCTCTCTGACCCTGAGGATCTGAAGAAGATTTTGCAGCACCAACAAGATCGGCAAAAGTTGACTAAAA GTTTCTCAGGTGAATTCACCTTCATGTCAGACACCATCCTCTCCACGCTCGCCTCGAAACAGACTTCAACGGCATCTGAAGATCAGGATCGAATAATGGATCCGGGAAAGGGCAAAAAAGGCACTGGGAAATCACAGGGAAGAAATCGAGAGCAGTCACTACGGACAACAGTGAAGCAAGAAAACAGCTGGAGAGCAGAAGATATTTGTGAGGACGATGAAGAGACAGACAACAGTTCCATTGAACCAAACTGTGGGCTGTCTGAGTACGGGCTGTCACCCCTCACTTCCTCTCCATGTTCAGAAGAAGCTGCAGAGCCAGGTGATGGTG CTGTTGAAGCCACCACCCAGTCACCCAGATGTTCACTGAATAAAGTGAAGGAACGTCTGGATCTGAGGAGGAACAAGAAGCCATCAGAGAGCAGGATCCAGTCCTTGACAGGAGGCAGATGCAATGTCTCTCTTCCATTCAGTGAGGATACCGTAAGAGCCAATGAAAACAGACTGGAGTGTGGCAAGACCCTTGTATCTTGTTCCACCTTGAAACAACATCCCCTTGTTCACACTTCTGCACGACCATTCAAGTGCACTCAGTGTAACAAGGCATACAAATGGCGccaacacctgaaacaccatTTACTCACTCACTCTAAATGGACTGTCCGGTCCTTTGCTTGCAGCCTTTGTGAGAAGAGATTTAGTTCTCAATCTTTACTTAAAGTTCATCTGCGTCGACACAGCGGAGAGAGGCCATTTGGCTGCTCGTACTGTGACAAGCGGTTCTTGACAAAGCCAGTCTTAAAGTCCCATGTGCGCATTCACACCGGTGAGCGGCCATATGCCTGTACTTTTTGTGGCAAGAGATTCAGACAGTCATATACGCTGGCTGTTCACCTCAGGATGCATAAGAAAGAGAAGCCGTACCTGTGCAGNNNNNNNNNNATGTCCTTTTGTAGCTCTGGGGCCTTGCTGGtccacacacgcatgcacacaggAGCGGCCTAA
- the LOC116672854 gene encoding zinc finger protein 79 isoform X3 yields MFDISSVDEEFEQFLSDPEDLKKILQHQQDRQKLTKSEFTFMSDTILSTLASKQTSTASEDQDRIMDPGKGKKGTGKSQGRNREQSLRTTVKQENSWRAEDICEDDEETDNSSIEPNCGLSEYGLSPLTSSPCSEEAAEPGDGETAVEATTQSPRCSLNKVKERLDLRRNKKPSESRIQSLTGGRCNVSLPFSEDTVRANENRLECGKTLVSCSTLKQHPLVHTSARPFKCTQCNKAYKWRQHLKHHLLTHSKWTVRSFACSLCEKRFSSQSLLKVHLRRHSGERPFGCSYCDKRFLTKPVLKSHVRIHTGERPYACTFCGKRFRQSYTLAVHLRMHKKEKPYLCXXXXMSFCSSGALLVHTRMHTGAA; encoded by the exons ATGTTTGACATTTCTTCCGTTGACGAGGAGTTTGAGCAGTTTCTCTCTGACCCTGAGGATCTGAAGAAGATTTTGCAGCACCAACAAGATCGGCAAAAGTTGACTAAAA GTGAATTCACCTTCATGTCAGACACCATCCTCTCCACGCTCGCCTCGAAACAGACTTCAACGGCATCTGAAGATCAGGATCGAATAATGGATCCGGGAAAGGGCAAAAAAGGCACTGGGAAATCACAGGGAAGAAATCGAGAGCAGTCACTACGGACAACAGTGAAGCAAGAAAACAGCTGGAGAGCAGAAGATATTTGTGAGGACGATGAAGAGACAGACAACAGTTCCATTGAACCAAACTGTGGGCTGTCTGAGTACGGGCTGTCACCCCTCACTTCCTCTCCATGTTCAGAAGAAGCTGCAGAGCCAGGTGATGGTG AAACAGCTGTTGAAGCCACCACCCAGTCACCCAGATGTTCACTGAATAAAGTGAAGGAACGTCTGGATCTGAGGAGGAACAAGAAGCCATCAGAGAGCAGGATCCAGTCCTTGACAGGAGGCAGATGCAATGTCTCTCTTCCATTCAGTGAGGATACCGTAAGAGCCAATGAAAACAGACTGGAGTGTGGCAAGACCCTTGTATCTTGTTCCACCTTGAAACAACATCCCCTTGTTCACACTTCTGCACGACCATTCAAGTGCACTCAGTGTAACAAGGCATACAAATGGCGccaacacctgaaacaccatTTACTCACTCACTCTAAATGGACTGTCCGGTCCTTTGCTTGCAGCCTTTGTGAGAAGAGATTTAGTTCTCAATCTTTACTTAAAGTTCATCTGCGTCGACACAGCGGAGAGAGGCCATTTGGCTGCTCGTACTGTGACAAGCGGTTCTTGACAAAGCCAGTCTTAAAGTCCCATGTGCGCATTCACACCGGTGAGCGGCCATATGCCTGTACTTTTTGTGGCAAGAGATTCAGACAGTCATATACGCTGGCTGTTCACCTCAGGATGCATAAGAAAGAGAAGCCGTACCTGTGCAGNNNNNNNNNNATGTCCTTTTGTAGCTCTGGGGCCTTGCTGGtccacacacgcatgcacacaggAGCGGCCTAA